GGTTGACGGTTGGTCAGTATGCCGAAGAATACGGAAAAATTCCAGTATCCCGATCATCATTTTAACCGCTCGTTCAGATGAGGACGACTCTCTTTTAGGATATGAGTTGGGAGCGGATGATTATCTGATCAAACCATATAGTCCCCGTGTTTTAATGGCAAAAGTGAAACGCTTTCTTGAAAAATACTCAGGTACTATAGATGGAATGCTGATATCATCTGGCGGTATTGTCATAAATATGGGATCAAGACTTGTTTCTGTAGATGGCATTACAATTAATCTGACACATACAGAATTTGAAATTCTCTCTTACTTAATGCAAAATAAAGGGATTGTAATTACCAGAGAGCAACTGATCGCTAAAGTATGGGGTTATGATTTTTATGGTGATGAAAAGATAGTGAACAGCCATATCAGAAATCTGCGTGCAAAGTTAGGCAGCAGAGGCAGCTGCATTGTTACGGTTATCCGTTCGGGATATAAATTCGAAGAGGAACAGCTATGAAAAAAAGTATTGTTTTTAAATGGTTTTTGTTAACAACTATGCTATTCTCCACAATGCTTTTATTCATAGGTATCGCTCAAAATTACTTCTTTGAGAAATATTACGTTAATGAGAAGTCAGATTCTCTTAAAATGTACATGAGCGAATACACAGATACGGCAGCGAAAAAAAGAACGGAAGCAGCATCAGGAGAATTTTATAAGAATAACCATATATGGATAACAAAATTAGATAAATATGGACGTATCTGTGATGTGGAAAATTACTATATCGAAGTGAAACTGGATAATGAATCCCAGGATAATTTGCGAATCCCAATGTACTCATTTCAAGGAGACTATTCTTCCGATGTACTCTCGTTATTAGAAGTCGGTGATGAGGTGGTTATTGATACCGTTAATATAGCAGGTGAAACGATACCTTACAATATACAGACTGATTTAATCGGAGTTCTAAATATGAGCATTGCAAATAAGCTACATGGCCCTGATGCTGATAAGGCTTATAGTCACCTTGCAGTCGGTATATTAAGGGGTACAATAGCGAAAGCTGTATTTCCGGAACGTGCGCTGGATATTCAGTTTCCCTACAATGAACAGTATTTTCTGGAACAGATAAAAGAATTTCAAGCCAGGCTTCTGGCTGATGATGCGAAACCCCTTCAGCATACGGAAGAGCATAGTGCAACAGAAAATTTTGCAGAATACAAGATAATTATCAAACCGGTTGTTGAAAATGGGGTGACGGAATATATTTTTGCCATGACCTCTCTTCAGCCGGTAGGCGAAGCAATATCGGTTATTCGACAATTCTATCCTTACTTTTTTGGATTTACTGTTCTATGCGTTATTCTTTTGGCATTTGTTTTTTCTAAGTGGCTGGCTAAACCGCTGATATTCATCAACAAGATTACAGGGAAAATAGCAAACATGGATTTTACGGAAAAGCTGCCGGTGCGTTCCGCCGATGAAATTGGTCAACTATCCCAAAATATCAATTACCTATCGAACCAGATGGAATCATATATTGGTCAGCTGAAACAGGACCTAGATAAAGAGAAGCAGCTGGAAAACACACGGAAGGAATTTATTGCAGGGGTATCTCATGAGTTGAAAACGCCTCTTGCTGTTATGAAAAGTTGCCTATCTATTTTAAGAGACGGAATTGCAGCCGAAAAAAGGGAACATTACTTTCAGGCAATGGAAGACGAAATACAACGAATGGATATGCTGGTTGTTAATATGCTGGATCTGGCTAAGTTTGAATCTGGCACCTATAAGCCTGAAATGGCTCCTTTTGAAATAGATAAAGTGATTACAGAAGTATGCAGGTCGCTGGCTGGACAAATACAGGAGAAAAATCTCTCTCTTACATTGAGATTTAGTTCTCAGATGGTAGTAGGGCATAAAGGGCTAATCAGTCGTGTTATTACTAATTTTCTCAGTAATGCAATCCGGCATACTGATAATGGACATGCAATCATAATTACCGTAAATGACAACGGACAGACAGCAGAAATCAGTGTGGAAAATCAAGGGAACCCGATTTCAGAGGAAGATAAAAAAAAGATATGGGACCAATTCAACAGTTTAGAGTCACGGACATCTAAATCAGGCACGGGGCTCGGACTTTCCATATCCAAGGAAATACTGGAGCTTCATCAAGCAGCGTATGGTGTGGAAAATACAAAAGATGGCGTCTGCTTTTTCTTTTCACTGCCGATCCAATTATAAGAAATGAATAATAATAATTACTAGCAAAACAGCTATGAAGGATACTTCATGGCTGTTTTTCTGCAAAAATAATATCTGAGATTTATCTCATCTGCACCTGTTCTGCACTTGGCTGATGTAATATCTATGTGTCAAATAAAGAAAAGAGGTATTTATATGAAAAAATTAATGATGTGTTTCATGATAGGCATTCTTCTGATAGGCACGGTTGCCTGCGGGAATAAAACGGCTGAAAAGGATGCTACAAATCAGTTTAAGAGCAGTGTGTTTATGGGAGATTCCATTACCGAGGGTTTTGCTGTTTATGAAATCCTACCGAACGAATCTGTGATGGCTGGGGCAGGAGCTACAGCAGGTTATATCTATGAAGAGTATATGGATGATTTAGCTGAAAAGAAACCAGATAACGTCTTCATTATGCTGGGCTCGGATGATATGCTTATGCCTGTGGATGATCCTAAAGAATTATTCAGAAATGATTTAACGAAGTTCATCAATAAGATTAAAGAAGAATCGCCCGACAGTAAGATTTATATCCAATCTATAACGCCTGTCACACAGGAGGCATTAGAACTAGAATCTCGCTATGAAAGAATAGAGGAATATAACGAACTTTTAAAGGATTTAGCAGACGAGTTATCAGTAAATTATGTAGACATAGGAGCATTGGCAAAGGAAAACTCAGATTTGTTTGCTGAAGACGGTGTTCATTTCAAGAAAGAATTTTATCAGTTGTGGCTGAATAAACTCTCTGAATTATTATAGAGGGGGGGAAATATGGTTTTCAGCAGTCTTTTTTTTACATTTGCATTTTTACCGGTCACAGTTATTTTATATTATTCTTTAGGAAAGCAATTGAGGAATATTGTACTGCTTGTAGCAAGTCTGTTTTTCTATGCATGGGGAGAGCCAGTCTATGTGTTATTGATGTGTAACTCCATAATGATTAATTATTGCATAGGTTCTTTTTTAGACAATAATAATACCAGCAGACAAAAACGGAAGCTTTTATTAATAATAAGTCTGGTGTTTAATTTAGGCTGTCTCGCATATTTTAAATACTTAGGCATGTTAATAAGTACAATAGCCTCCATTAGTGGCTGGAATTTAAATATAGTAATACCAGCACTTCCTATAGGGATTTCGTTTTATACTTTTCAAGCTCTATCCTACGTGATTGATGTATACAGGGGGAAAATAAAATCGCAGAAAAGTCTAAATCTTTTTGCTCTTTATATTACAATGTTCCCGCAACTAGTAGCCGGGCCTATTGTGAACTATGCAGACATTGAAGTACAGTTAGCTGACAGGAGTGTGAATTTTAAAGAATTCATATCCGGGATGCGACGCTTCCTTTGTGGTTTGGCGAAAAAGGTGCTTCTTGCCAATAATATAGGTCTGCTATGGTCCGAAGTAAAAGTCATGCCCGGTACAGAAATTTCAGTACTCATGGCATGGACAGGGATTATTGCATTTACACTGCAGATTTATTTCGATTTTAGCGGGTACTCAGATATGGCCATAGGGTTGGGAAAAATGTTTGGCTTCCATTTCAAAGAAAACTTCCAGTATCCATATATTTCGCAAAGTATCTCGGAATTTTGGCGGAGGTGGCATATCTCCCTTGGGTCATGGTTTAAGGAATATGTATATATTCCTCTTGGTGGGAGCCGCGCAGGTAAGTGGAAACTGATACGAAACCTGTTTATCGTATGGTTTCTTACAGGGCTCTGGCATGGTGCAAGCTGGAATTTCGTTTTATGGGGAATGTATTTTGGGGCTTTAATATTTATAGAAAAATTGTTTTTACAGAAGAGAATGGTACGATGGCCAAAAGCTGTCTGCCATATATACTCATTGCTATTTGTTGTGATAGGCTGGGTGTTTTTTGAATTTACAAATCTGCCGGATGCGTTAAATTTTCTGATGAGCATGTTTGGAGTGAGAGGCAATGCGCTTATTAACAGCCAAGCAATTGTGGAGCTGAAAGCTTATGCTATTTTATTTATTGTTGGTATAATTGCCGCTACTCCATGGCCTAAAAAAGTGTCATTGTATTTTAGAGATAATCATTGTAATATTTATAGTTTAGCTATTAACGCATATTATTGTATACTAATGTTCTTTTCAACCGTATATATGGTTGCCTCAACCTATAACCCATTTATTTATTTTCGATTTTAATCTGGAGGATTGCAATGCGAATAAATAGAAAAAAAACTTCTGCTGCTTTACAGAGTATCGTACGTGTAATTCCGCTTTTATTTATATTTGTCATGTTGATGTTGCATCTGATTTTACCGGATAAAACATTTTCAAGAGATGAAATGCGCTATTTAGCTCAATGGCCTACCTTCCATGTTAATAGGGTAATGGATGGTAGCTATAAGACAAAAGTAGAAGCATACTTTTCAGATCAGTTCCCTTTCCGGAATTTTTGGGTTCATATTCAGAATGACTTAGTATTACACTATGGGCAGTAACGCTGCCAACGGCTGAGTATTACGATTAACTTAGGTGATACCATATAAGCCCTCCAGACTTGCGGGTTTGGAGGGCTTTTTTATGCGTATTCTGTTTGCCATGTCTTTTACTTATCAGGGACTATATTAAGAGCTTAGAGAAAGTGCCAAGAATCCTTAAATACAAATAGTTCCTTATTGTATCATTATATTTCTCTGTCCACTAATGATGATATTTAGTCCGAATTTAAAAGTATCCTGTGCACCGTTTTCAGATATATTTATCACATCAGAAGTCAACGAATCCATATCTGTATCACTTTGAGATTCTTTAAACTTCTCTACTGGTGATGATTTTAATACATCTCTATTATTTCGTGCTTGTTCTTCCACTACACATCCTAAAGTAAATTGGCTCATTGTAAGCATTGCCATTTGAGAGTCTCTCTTGGAAAAACCCGCTCGTACAAGATATTCAATTTTAGGTGCTAACTGAATAAGATCATTATGAATAGGAATTGAGCCCGCATGAAGCATTGCTCCATCTGGATAAGTCGTACAATTGCCTTTGTAGGAAATTCAGGTGGTGAATTTAAGTTTTCTTTTAAAGAATGATTAAATTTTGACATATTGTAAATATTAAGGCTACCGCACTATGCTAGATTATGTATCTGTGCGGTGGTTACAAAAAAAAGACTCCTATGAATTGATTTTCATAGAAGTCCTTAACTTTTTATCTTATTAACTCTTTTTCCCATCGTTTCTTTTTAAGACAACGTGATCTGAATGCCCAAGAAACATCGGAACCTTTTCAATATAAACATCACTGGTATCAAGTCCAAACCAGTTCGTTGGGGATGCGGTAAATTTCTGTATGAAGAACTTGGTTCTTAACAGAAGAGAGTCCCAGGCGGATAAAGCGGATTCATGGGAAAGGATTTCCTGAATAAACACAAATCGGAAATCTCCCAGGCTGCGGTTAGGCAAAATGGAGTATGTGCTGGTCTGTGGTTCTATTTCCTTGTTCTTTACCATATCTGTTGATATTTGCCTTAAAAAAACATTCAGACTCTGGTCGATACGGAATCCAAGTTTTAAATCTATTTTCATAATATTGGACGTATTAAAGTTTTCAACCGCATATTCAGCCTGATAAGGTTCATCTGTTACGGAAACGTTTACAAACCAGTAGACGTCCGCTTTTTTGGGGCGTTTATCTAAAAGGAAGTACATGATTTTACGTTCGATTTCCTTTGGATTAGAACAGTTACTTAAGCATACAAGGTTGCTGGCGTATTTTGGAACTTCTGGATCAGCGCATAGCTGGCTTAGCTGCGGAATGTAGTTTTTAATCGGTACATACTCCACGTAGCGCATCTTTATAATATGAGACCTGTCCCAGAGATACATAACAAATAAGATGGTAACTGCAATAATGACAGCAACAAATCCACCATGGAAAAATTTAAGAACGTTTGCCAGGAAGAAAGAAACTTCAAAACTCATAAAGAAAACAAGCATGATGACCGCAAGCACAATGGGTGTTTTTTTCTTCAGCATATAGTTAAATAACAGAATGGTTGTCATAAGCATGGTAACTGTTATGGCAAGACCATACGCGGACTCCATTTTCTCGGAACTTTGAAAGTAAAGAACGATTCCGATACAGACAAAGCATAAAATCCGGTTGATTGCAGGAATGTAAAGCTGGCCCTTTAAATGGGAAGGATATAACGTGTGAAGTTTTGGAAACAGATTCAGCTTGATTGCTTCCGATACAAGAGTAAAGGAACCTGAAATCAAAGCTTGTGATGCGATAATAGCGGCAAAAGTAGAAATTACGATACCATATATCAGCATACCATGAGGGATCATCTGATAAAAAGGATTGATATCTTCTATTAAGGCATGAGCAGGATTATTTTTTGCAGATAAAATCCATGCACCCTGTCCAAAATAGTTCAGCAATAAACATATTTTGACAAATGGCCATGTAAAGTAGATGTTTTTTCTGCCTACATGTCCCATATCAGAGTAGAGTGCTTCTGCTCCGGTAGAACATAAAAATATGCTTCCCAGAATAAAAAAGCCAAGCTTGTTATCGTCGCTGAACAGGATATTGATTGCATAATGAGGGGACAATGCGCGCAGCAGGAATGGATTTTCCACTAAATTGATAATACCAAAAAAAGCCAGGCTGCAGAACCATAAAAACATAATGGGACCAAACAGTTTCCCAATAAATTCAGTGCCTATATGCTGGATAAAAAACAGGACGCAGATTATGAAAATAACAAGTAAAACAATATTTTTCTGGCTATTGCCAAAAAGATCTTGAAATACTGGGAGCAATTTAAGTCCCTCGACGGCTGATGTAACGGTTACTGCCGGTGTCAGCATTCCATCAGCTAGCAGTGCAGAACCTCCGATCATGGCAGGTATGATCAACCACCTGGAACGGCTTCTGACAAGTGTAAAAAGTGAGAAGATGCCACCTTCTCCATTGTTGTCTGCCTTTAGTGTAATACAAACATATTTTATGCTTGTTAAAATCGTGAGAGTCCAGAATACCAGAGATAAGGTTCCCAGAATAAAATTTTCTGAAACATGTTGGATTCCCCCATTCCCGAAAATAACGGATTTCATAACATAAAGCGGAGAAGTACCGATATCCCCGTATACGACTCCTAATGTTACCAGAGTTCCTCCAAGTGTTAATTTTGAAATGTCAGAGTGTTTTGATGATAATTCCATGATATCCCCTTTGCTGTATTTTGCTTTTTTGTAAAAAAGTCAAAAAAAAACCCCTGCTGTAACATAAACATTACAACAAAAGTCTTGTTACTTCGTTGCGATGCAGATTATAGTATGCTTTAAAAGCGTTGATTATAATCGTATTGATGCTATCGCAAACACCTATTCAGTGCAAACTACTCCCTTTTGATATGGGTATTCTACAAGAAAGAATTAGGTATGTCAAATTAAATATTCCTTAAGCTGATTGCGAAGCTGCAAAATTGTGCAGGATTTGGTGGCAGACAACATCAAGTACTTCTTTCTGCTAATGTGAAGCCATTGGTCCTGATTATTGTATGCTAGCACTAATCCTCCTTATTTTCAATAGTTCCTATGAAATATATTTGTTAGACAAATGTGAAAGACTCATGGAACAATAGGAATGTCACTTATGAGAATAGTGGTCCTACTGCAGTATCCGGGTTTGGCAAAGCATTTTGTATAGACGGGTATCCGGTATTTGGGGCCCATAAATAGATTGTACCTTCTAAAGTGTAGCATACTCCTTTTTTAATAATATAATGGAATATCGGTTGGTACAAATATTATTTTGTCTGTCTATATATTAGGAGGTAGCTTTATGAGTGATTGCTATATTCAAGATTGTGAATGTGATAGTGATGAATTCCAAGAATGTGAACGACATTTTAAGTGCGAAACCCATCAAAAGAAACTTAAACCAAATAGGACAATGTTAAAGTGTGGTAATTCAGGGTCTTTAGTGCTTCCAGTTAATACTAGAGCCGATACCCGCTTTACTCTTGCTACAGTTAACGTTAATATTAAAGATTTTAAAAAACCTTGTATTAAACTTGAATTTACAAGTGAGATTGCAACTACGGATGCAGCTCTCATACTTGAGTTTCATATATTCAAGCGTTGCAAACGTATAGTGACACCTTTTCCCATCGGACCTATTTGGACGTTTTCACGGTCATTAGCCATTACTGATAGTGACACATTTTCATTCTTTGTTTGTGACTGTGATATCTGTGATGATGAATGCTGCACATATAGCGTTGTCATAAGGGTTGCAAGTATTGTTACAGTAGGCGTTACTTCTATTAATCATGCTTCACTTTCCGCGCTTATAGTAGATAATGACTGCAATGTCTGTAAATAGTAGGAAATGCTTAAATACAAAAAATGCTTAAAATTTGGAATTAGTAGAAAAGTACGAAATGTGTTGTATCTCGTGTTGCATCGTGATGTAAATGTATTGTTTTTAGAGCACTTTGCTGCTCTAATCTACAAGATTAAAGTACCGGAAAACCTCGTATTTAAAAGGAATTCCGGTACTTACAGGCTTTTGCACTAATGTTTGCTCATGGGTTCTGATCCCACTATCCCCACTTTTAAGATAAGCCGCAGGTATAAAAACTTGCGTTTTTTTACT
This genomic stretch from Lacrimispora sphenoides harbors:
- a CDS encoding KUP/HAK/KT family potassium transporter, whose protein sequence is MELSSKHSDISKLTLGGTLVTLGVVYGDIGTSPLYVMKSVIFGNGGIQHVSENFILGTLSLVFWTLTILTSIKYVCITLKADNNGEGGIFSLFTLVRSRSRWLIIPAMIGGSALLADGMLTPAVTVTSAVEGLKLLPVFQDLFGNSQKNIVLLVIFIICVLFFIQHIGTEFIGKLFGPIMFLWFCSLAFFGIINLVENPFLLRALSPHYAINILFSDDNKLGFFILGSIFLCSTGAEALYSDMGHVGRKNIYFTWPFVKICLLLNYFGQGAWILSAKNNPAHALIEDINPFYQMIPHGMLIYGIVISTFAAIIASQALISGSFTLVSEAIKLNLFPKLHTLYPSHLKGQLYIPAINRILCFVCIGIVLYFQSSEKMESAYGLAITVTMLMTTILLFNYMLKKKTPIVLAVIMLVFFMSFEVSFFLANVLKFFHGGFVAVIIAVTILFVMYLWDRSHIIKMRYVEYVPIKNYIPQLSQLCADPEVPKYASNLVCLSNCSNPKEIERKIMYFLLDKRPKKADVYWFVNVSVTDEPYQAEYAVENFNTSNIMKIDLKLGFRIDQSLNVFLRQISTDMVKNKEIEPQTSTYSILPNRSLGDFRFVFIQEILSHESALSAWDSLLLRTKFFIQKFTASPTNWFGLDTSDVYIEKVPMFLGHSDHVVLKRNDGKKS
- a CDS encoding SGNH/GDSL hydrolase family protein translates to MKKLMMCFMIGILLIGTVACGNKTAEKDATNQFKSSVFMGDSITEGFAVYEILPNESVMAGAGATAGYIYEEYMDDLAEKKPDNVFIMLGSDDMLMPVDDPKELFRNDLTKFINKIKEESPDSKIYIQSITPVTQEALELESRYERIEEYNELLKDLADELSVNYVDIGALAKENSDLFAEDGVHFKKEFYQLWLNKLSELL
- a CDS encoding response regulator transcription factor; amino-acid sequence: MNKILVVEDEDILREVIIDYLIEDGYQVLEAADGEKALELFQSNSVDLVILDIVLPKVDGWSVCRRIRKNSSIPIIILTARSDEDDSLLGYELGADDYLIKPYSPRVLMAKVKRFLEKYSGTIDGMLISSGGIVINMGSRLVSVDGITINLTHTEFEILSYLMQNKGIVITREQLIAKVWGYDFYGDEKIVNSHIRNLRAKLGSRGSCIVTVIRSGYKFEEEQL
- a CDS encoding MBOAT family O-acyltransferase; protein product: MVFSSLFFTFAFLPVTVILYYSLGKQLRNIVLLVASLFFYAWGEPVYVLLMCNSIMINYCIGSFLDNNNTSRQKRKLLLIISLVFNLGCLAYFKYLGMLISTIASISGWNLNIVIPALPIGISFYTFQALSYVIDVYRGKIKSQKSLNLFALYITMFPQLVAGPIVNYADIEVQLADRSVNFKEFISGMRRFLCGLAKKVLLANNIGLLWSEVKVMPGTEISVLMAWTGIIAFTLQIYFDFSGYSDMAIGLGKMFGFHFKENFQYPYISQSISEFWRRWHISLGSWFKEYVYIPLGGSRAGKWKLIRNLFIVWFLTGLWHGASWNFVLWGMYFGALIFIEKLFLQKRMVRWPKAVCHIYSLLFVVIGWVFFEFTNLPDALNFLMSMFGVRGNALINSQAIVELKAYAILFIVGIIAATPWPKKVSLYFRDNHCNIYSLAINAYYCILMFFSTVYMVASTYNPFIYFRF
- a CDS encoding sensor histidine kinase, with translation MKKSIVFKWFLLTTMLFSTMLLFIGIAQNYFFEKYYVNEKSDSLKMYMSEYTDTAAKKRTEAASGEFYKNNHIWITKLDKYGRICDVENYYIEVKLDNESQDNLRIPMYSFQGDYSSDVLSLLEVGDEVVIDTVNIAGETIPYNIQTDLIGVLNMSIANKLHGPDADKAYSHLAVGILRGTIAKAVFPERALDIQFPYNEQYFLEQIKEFQARLLADDAKPLQHTEEHSATENFAEYKIIIKPVVENGVTEYIFAMTSLQPVGEAISVIRQFYPYFFGFTVLCVILLAFVFSKWLAKPLIFINKITGKIANMDFTEKLPVRSADEIGQLSQNINYLSNQMESYIGQLKQDLDKEKQLENTRKEFIAGVSHELKTPLAVMKSCLSILRDGIAAEKREHYFQAMEDEIQRMDMLVVNMLDLAKFESGTYKPEMAPFEIDKVITEVCRSLAGQIQEKNLSLTLRFSSQMVVGHKGLISRVITNFLSNAIRHTDNGHAIIITVNDNGQTAEISVENQGNPISEEDKKKIWDQFNSLESRTSKSGTGLGLSISKEILELHQAAYGVENTKDGVCFFFSLPIQL
- a CDS encoding DUF4489 domain-containing protein produces the protein MSDCYIQDCECDSDEFQECERHFKCETHQKKLKPNRTMLKCGNSGSLVLPVNTRADTRFTLATVNVNIKDFKKPCIKLEFTSEIATTDAALILEFHIFKRCKRIVTPFPIGPIWTFSRSLAITDSDTFSFFVCDCDICDDECCTYSVVIRVASIVTVGVTSINHASLSALIVDNDCNVCK
- a CDS encoding DHHW family protein; this translates as MRINRKKTSAALQSIVRVIPLLFIFVMLMLHLILPDKTFSRDEMRYLAQWPTFHVNRVMDGSYKTKVEAYFSDQFPFRNFWVHIQNDLVLHYGQ
- a CDS encoding TetR/AcrR family transcriptional regulator C-terminal domain-containing protein, translated to MSYKGNCTTYPDGAMLHAGSIPIHNDLIQLAPKIEYLVRAGFSKRDSQMAMLTMSQFTLGCVVEEQARNNRDVLKSSPVEKFKESQSDTDMDSLTSDVINISENGAQDTFKFGLNIIISGQRNIMIQ